One window of the Trifolium pratense cultivar HEN17-A07 linkage group LG2, ARS_RC_1.1, whole genome shotgun sequence genome contains the following:
- the LOC123909966 gene encoding double-stranded RNA-binding protein 1-like, with product MYKMKLKELCDRRRWSLPEYYAMNIDGPPHNPRFKGYVFVNGVTFTSSDTFNSSKEANNQAAMKAFLKFSSTPSGSSIPKYEYGFKEEVEAVKPKPKQSPIPPQSQVIMNDTYRSSELQLQNYARKNDHDPRVFTVKMKGLPHDTDYKANIVIDGKSYENPALFNTIKEAEQAAAKNADMFQPEESSSFKSLLHELTQREDFSNPTYKTTKIGPPHMPTFFSTVEVQGLEFHGKASTSKKLAEQDAAKIAYTALKECGIHMYAAFSSSMKENEAVQSTHESDFVKSKQKLNFENEDEPLDEEILNFVNSKQKLNFEDEDEPLDEEILFANIKVNNGKHNESFLLPPNKKMKMSNMGSSSSSPKLYQFSDTDDTIPDQASGSTIIESRPIALTMAKRTKKPPSWLEDYYQE from the exons ATGTACAAGATGAAGCTGAAGGAGCTGTGTGACCGGAGACGGTGGAGTTTGCCGGAGTACTATGCCATGAATATTGATGGTCCACCGCACAATCCGAGATTTAAGGGGTATGTTTTTGTCAATGGTGTCACATTTACTTCTTCTGATACCTTCAATTCCTCCAAAGAAGCCAATAACCAAGCTGCTATGAAAGCTTTCCTCAAATTTTCTTCTACTCCATCAG GCTCTTCAATACCAAAATATGAATATGGTTTTAAAGAGGAAGTTGAAGCTGTCAAACCCAAACCTAAGCAAAGTCCAATTCCACCACAATCTCAAGTTATTATGAATG ATACGTATCGTTCGAGTGAGCTTCAGCTGCAAAACTATGCTCGAAAGAACGATCATGATCCACGTGTTTTTACAGTTAAAATGAAGGGGCTACCTCATGACACTGACTATAAGGCTAATATTGTTATCGATGGCAAATCATATGAAAACCCGGCATTATTCAACACTATAAAAGAGGCAGAGCAGGCTGCTGCAAAAAATGCCGACATGTTTCAGCCG GAAGAATCTAGTTCATTCAAGAGTTTACTTCATGAATTAACACAGAGAGAAGATTTTTCCAACCCAACATATAAAACTACAAAGATTGGTCCTCCTCATATGCCAACTTTTTTCTCAACTGTGGAAGTACAGGGCTTGGAATTTCATGGAAAGGCGTCTACATCCAAAAAACTGGCAGAACAAGATGCTGCAAAGATTGCTTACACTGCCTTAAAAGAGT GTGGAATTCATATGTATGCTGCTTTTTCTTCCTCTATGAAAGAAAATGAAGCAGTACAATCAACTCATGAATCAGACTTTGTTAAATCCAAGCAGAAACTCAACTTTGAAA ATGAAGATGAACCTTTGGATGAGGAGATATTAAACTTTGTTAATTCCAAGCAGAAACTCAACTTTGAAG ATGAAGATGAACCTTTGGACGAGGAGATATTATTTGCTAATATCAAAGTTAACAATGGCAAGCACAATGAATCTTTTCTACTTCCCCCTAATAAAAAGATGAAGATGAGCAACATGggctcttcatcttcttcacccaAATTATATCAATTTTCAGATACTGATGATACAATTCCGGATCAAGCCTCTGGATCGACTATCATTGAGTCGCGACCAATTGCACTTACTATGGCCAAACGTACCAAAAAGCCACCTAGTTGGCTTGAGGATTATTATCAGGAATAA
- the LOC123909963 gene encoding double-stranded RNA-binding protein 1-like — MYKTQLQQLCQRQRWSLPEYSHMNEGLQHKPSYKASVVVNGVTFTSSDTFNSSKEAQNQAAMKAFYNFSSPPPSDTDRLSKNHLNNYARKNNLDPPVYKTIAEGLPHDIHYKATVFIDGKSFESPTFFNTIRDAEQAAAKIALKELPISVDVFQKDESCPSKSLLLELTQREGFCKPTYKTTESGSSHLFFSTVEVEGLEFHGKASRSKKLAENDAAKISYIALKECGLDMYASFCSSFEENQELQSTDKSDIVKPKQNLSFEDELLDKEILPTDVKINNGIHNESFPLRPKKKFKPRNMSSSSSSTDLPSVSVSELNKATSSYLIFNRLKITVLPDTVFPDGNNGSANW, encoded by the exons ATGTACAAGACTCAGCTGCAGCAGCTATGTCAACGGCAAAGATGGAGTTTGCCTGAGTACAGTCACATGAATGAAGGTCTACAACATAAGCCAAGCTATAAGGCATCTGTTGTTGTCAATGGAGTTACCTTTACTTCTTCTGATACCTTCAATTCCTCCAAAGAAGCTCAGAACCAAGCTGCTATGAAAGCTTTCTACAACTTTTCTTCTCCCCCTCCATCAG ATACAGATCGTTTGAGCAAAAACCATCTGAACAACTATGCTCGAAAGAACAATCTTGATCCACCTGTTTATAAAACTATAGCTGAGGGGCTACCTCATGACATTCACTATAAGGCTACTGTTTTTATTGATGGAAAGTCATTTGAAAGCCCAACATTTTTCAACACGATAAGAGACGCAGAGCAGGCTGCTGCAAAAATTGCTTTGAAGGAATTGCCAATTTCAGTTGACGTGTTTCAGAAG GATGAATCTTGTCCATCAAAGAGTTTACTACTAGAATTGACACAGAGAGAAGGTTTTTGCAAACCAACATATAAAACTACAGAGTCTGGTTCTTCTCATTTGTTTTTCTCAACTGTGGAAGTAGAGGGCTTGGAATTTCATGGAAAGGCATCCAGATCCAAAAAACTGGCAGAGAATGATGCTGCAAAGATTTCTTACATCGCCTTAAAAGAGT GTGGACTTGATATGTATGCTTCTTTTTGTTCCTCTTTCGAAGAAAATCAAGAGCTACAATCAACCGATAAATCAGACATTGTTAAACCCAAGCAGAACCTCAGCTTTGAAG ATGAACTTTTGGATAAGGAGATATTACCTACTGATGTCAAAATTAACAATGGCATACACAATGAATCTTTTCCACTTCGTCCTAAGAAAAAATTTAAGCCGAGAAACATGagctcttcatcttcatctacTGACCTTCCTTCTGTATCGGTTTCTGAGTTGAACAAGGCAACAAGTAGTTACCTGATTTTTAACAGGTTGAAAATAACGGTTCTGCCAGATACTGTATTCCCAGATGGGAATAACGGTTCTGCCAATTGGTGA
- the LOC123904091 gene encoding agamous-like MADS-box protein MADS9: MQSQKQEKKKKMGRGKIEIKRIEKSSNRQVTFSKRKNGILKKAKEISILCDSQVSLILSGESGKIHEYISPSTTLIDVLDRYQRDSGKTLWDAEHESLSNEIDRIKKENESMEIQLRHLKGENITSLKFKELMDLESALENGLTCVGDKKMEVYRMLKRNGEILEEQNKELDLLLQQHMAVEDVGNMHDASDYK, translated from the coding sequence ATGCAAAGCCAAaaacaagagaagaagaagaagatggggAGGGGTAAGATTGAGATAAAAAGGATTGAAAAATCAAGCAACAGGCAAGTTACTTTTTCAAAGAGGAAGAATGGAATCCTTAAGAAGGCAAAAGAAATAAGTATTCTTTGTGATTCTCAAGTTTCCCTTATTCTCTCTGGTGAATCTGGAAAGATCCATGAATACATCAGTCCCTCCACAACATTGATTGATGTCCTAGACAGATACCAGAGAGACTCAGGGAAAACACTGTGGGATGCTGAGCATGAGAGTCTTAGCAATGAAATTGATAGAATAAAAAAGGAGAATGAAAGCATGGAAATTCAACTGAGGCACTTGAAGGGAGAGAACATTACCTCATTGAAGTTCAAAGAGCTTATGGACCTTGAGAGTGCCCTTGAAAATGGCCTTACCTGTGTTGGCGACAAAAAGATGGAAGTGTATAGGATGTTAAAGAGAAATGGTGAGATTTTGGAGGAACAAAATAAGGAACTAGATTTGCTTCTGCAACAGCATATGGCAGTGGAAGATGTGGGAAACATGCATGATGCATCAGATTATAAGTGA